One genomic window of Bombus fervidus isolate BK054 chromosome 14, iyBomFerv1, whole genome shotgun sequence includes the following:
- the LOC139994026 gene encoding uncharacterized protein, whose product MDTSTCVPNSQNASQSSAQRKFYQWVLKWISGVHAHADWNNEEMRDIRHSTKPDVATLASFLQAIGFKLLSFERHDDSYASGKNDNNVETPDQGVLRVALECDISNMRAVLELGGVICKCPNSDHIKDASFWTISGTGPVGSTDNISQKIEETGSTLLPCLSKDVVRLLRDVSYKLFDTIVCQSDVNRYMDILNVSQTSNTSCKTAQNNLTGDIGVTRSHTEPEMFLHTGDMSLKCVPEKKSRSVNSNPSANRVMSPIQSIKPVLQRQKTWDIETESLNEEPRPSPPKLTSSPSVVSELSNSLGQISLQSEIENPRIVTEYVLGAYKNLEKALKVLRIKKPEVSNDTSPIQDNDSTSIRSAPAIILSPYKSTRSSTCTIVKPLSKSTNEQQTRSKAYLTLTPRARRSIEPILPKSTTRRNLKPEQENVKPTLRRSSFHIPSTANSNISLLKSSDTGQKFLASKKYSISKTNLTINSDLSNRGLLTTKKVVSPEQQASPNLGALNTSNTRMSMIKPPTKVSKTIPIKVKSMKSTIKMSPGILKK is encoded by the exons ATGGATACAAGCACGTGTGTTCCTAACAGTCAAAATGCTTCTCAATCTAGTGCACAACGAAAATTTTATCAGTGGGTACTCAAATGGATATCTGGTGTACATGCGCATGCTGACTGGAACAATGAGGAAATGCGCGACATTCGACATTCAACAAAACCGGACGTAGCAACGTTAGCCAGTTTTTTACAAGCGATCGGATTTAAACTACTCTCGTTTGAAAGGCACGATGATTCATATGCCTCAGGAAAGAACGATAATAATGTTGAAACACCTGATCAAGGAGTTCTTAGAGTTGCACTCGAATGCGATATTTCCAACATGAGGGCAGTGTTAGAATTAGGAGGAGTCATATGTAAATGTCCCAATTCTGATCACATTAAGGACGCATCCTTTTGGACTATTAGTGGTACCGGACCTGTTGGAAGCACC GACAATATATCAcaaaaaatcgaagaaactgGTAGTACTTTATTACCTTGTTTATCAAAAGATGTTGTTCGACTTTTGCGTGATGTATCATATAAACTATTCGACACAATCGTATGCCAATCGGATGTCAATCGATATATGGACATTTTAAACGTTTCACAAACAAGTAATACGTCTTGTAAAACCGCGCAGAATAATTTAACGGGAGACATTGGAGTTACGCGAAGTCATACAGAACCGGAAATGTTTCTTCATACAGGTGATATGAGTTTAAAA TGTGTTCCTGAGAAGAAAAGTAGGAGTGTAAATTCCAATCCATCTGCAAATCGTGTTATGTCTCCAATACAATCAATTAAACCTGTTTTACAACGTCAGAAAACATGGGACATCGAAACCGAAAGTTTAAACGAAGAACCACGGCCGTCACCTCCAAAGCTTACGAGTTCTCCCTCTGTAGTTTCTGAATTATCCAATTCCTTAGGGCAAATTTCTTTACAGAGCGAAATTGAGAATCCTAGGATTGTAACTGAATATGTTTTAGGGGCATATAAAAACTTAGAAAAGGCTCTTAAGGTGTTACGGATCAAGAAACCAGAGGTTTCGAATGATACTTCTCCTATTCAAG ATAATGACAGTACATCCATAAGATCAGCACCTGCTATTATTCTTAGTCCCTATAAATCAACTCGATCAAGTACATGTACAATCGTCAAACCTttatcaaaatcgacgaatgaacaACAGACGCGATCAAAAGCATATTTGACGTTAACGCCGAGAGCACGACGTAGTATCGAACCAATACTTCCTAAATCTACGACACGAAGGAACTTAAAACCTGAGCAAGAAAACGTAAAACCGACGCTTCGTCGCAGTAGCTTTCACATTCCTTCGACTGCTAATTCTAATATCTCGTTGTTAAAATCTTCGGATACAGGACAAAAATTTTTGGCGAGTAAAAAGTACAGCATAAGTAAAACAAATCTCACGATCAATTCCGACCTATCGAACAG AGGTTTATTGACAACAAAAAAGGTTGTATCTCCAGAACAACAGGCATCACCAAACTTGGGAGCACTTAATACATCGAATACTCGTATGTCAATGATTAAACCACCTACAAAAGTTTCAAAAACAATACCCATCAAAGTGAAATCAATGAAATCTACTATCAAGATGAGCCCAGGAatattgaagaaataa
- the Fl(2)d gene encoding pre-mRNA-splicing regulator female-lethal(2)D isoform X1 — protein MAEECNDVKSAGPSSPRSPQNNSMGGKPSSPHSPRQPRRMKLTQQQLDSMTKDELAAKWHEQDLYVECLEAQAAAQEGELSSLRDSESKYRQQHAEASHREKILVRRLASKEQELQEYISQIAEMKAAHAPSAVALRSALLDPAVNILIQKLRQELVTTKAKLEDTQNELSAWKFTPDSNTGKRLMAKCRLLYQENEELGRMIASGRIAKLEGDLALQRSFSEEMKKSQSELDEFLQDLDEDVEGMQSTIYFLQQELRKARESVTLLQQENAALKANSSENNLTNGLSPHTPPIKKEESEENSILETKTSKSMEDSDVCKGARTPPLSSQRSPQCEFSNTERTERVERKPNQADHNDESSSDSAALIIKVENEELSDREEEHEENRNNKRILRSKSHNRNNNKTNGEEVLTRITRGRDRTKRDKSAPGSDDERTYKKKRRESILSLDYNEADDDALVLTNGETLQSDPE, from the exons ATGGCAGAAGAGTGCAACGATGTTAAGTCTGCCGGTCCATCTTCACCAAGAAGTCCACAGAATAATAGTATGGGAGGAAAACCAAGCAGTCCTCATTCTCCTAGACAACCAAGGCGTATGAAGTTAACACAGCAACAATTGGACAGCATGACAAAGGACGAGCTAGCAGCCAAGTGGCATGAACAGGACTTGTATGTGGAGTGTCTAGAGGCCCAGGCGGCAGCCCAGGAAG gTGAGCTATCCTCATTGAGGGACTCTGAAAGCAAGTACAGGCAGCAACATGCAGAGGCATCTCATAGAGAGAAGATTTTAGTCAGGAGACTTGCTTCTAAAGAACAAGAATTACAagaatatatt AGTCAAATTGCTGAAATGAAAGCTGCTCATGCTCCATCTGCTGTGGCTTTAAGATCTGCTTTGTTAGATCCAgctgttaatattttaattcaaaaaTTAAGGCAAGAACTTGTTACAACTAAAGCTAAATTAGAGGACACCCAGAACGAACTTAGTGCCTGGAAATTTACACCAGAtag CAATACAGGTAAAAGACTAATGGCAAAATGCAGATTGTTATatcaagaaaatgaagaattagGCCGCATGATTGCTAGTGGACGAATTGCTAAGTTGGAGGGAGATCTTGCTCTTCAAAGAAGTTTCAGTGAAGAAATGAAGAAATCACAATCag AATTGGATGAATTCTTGCAAGATTTGGATGAGGATGTTGAAGGAATGCAGAGCACAATTTACTTTTTACAACAGGAGCTACGTAAAGCTCGCGAATCAGTTACATTGTTACAGCAAGAAAATGCAGCGTTGAAAGCAAATTCTagcgaaaataatttaacgaatGGTTTGTCACCTCACACACCACCAATAAAGAAGGAAGAATCCgaggaaaattcaattttggaAACAAAGACTTCAAAATCAATGGAAGATAGTGATGTGTGCAAAGGTGCTAGGACTCCACCGTTATCATCGCAGCGATCGCCACAGTGTGAGTTTTCTAATACTGAAAGAACAGAACGGGTCGAACGAAAACCGAATCAAGCAGATCATAATGACGAAAGCTCAAGTGATTCGGCTGCTTTGATCATTAAAGTAGAGAATGAGGAATTAAGTGATAGGGAAGAAGAACATgaagaaaatcgaaataaTAAGAGGATACTGAGGAGCAAAAGTCataatagaaataacaataaaactaATGGGGAAGAGGTGCTAACTAGAATAACTAGGGGTAGGGATAGGACCAAAAGGGACAAAAGTGCACCAGGTAGTGACGACGAAAggacatataaaaaaaagagaagagagagtaTCCTTTCTCTTGATTATAACGAAGCTGATGATGACGCGTTAGTTCTAACTAATGGTGAGACGCTTCAAAGCGATCCAGAATGA
- the Fl(2)d gene encoding pre-mRNA-splicing regulator female-lethal(2)D isoform X2, which produces MQRLQTQSELSSLRDSESKYRQQHAEASHREKILVRRLASKEQELQEYISQIAEMKAAHAPSAVALRSALLDPAVNILIQKLRQELVTTKAKLEDTQNELSAWKFTPDSNTGKRLMAKCRLLYQENEELGRMIASGRIAKLEGDLALQRSFSEEMKKSQSELDEFLQDLDEDVEGMQSTIYFLQQELRKARESVTLLQQENAALKANSSENNLTNGLSPHTPPIKKEESEENSILETKTSKSMEDSDVCKGARTPPLSSQRSPQCEFSNTERTERVERKPNQADHNDESSSDSAALIIKVENEELSDREEEHEENRNNKRILRSKSHNRNNNKTNGEEVLTRITRGRDRTKRDKSAPGSDDERTYKKKRRESILSLDYNEADDDALVLTNGETLQSDPE; this is translated from the exons ATGCAACGACTCCAAACTCAAA gTGAGCTATCCTCATTGAGGGACTCTGAAAGCAAGTACAGGCAGCAACATGCAGAGGCATCTCATAGAGAGAAGATTTTAGTCAGGAGACTTGCTTCTAAAGAACAAGAATTACAagaatatatt AGTCAAATTGCTGAAATGAAAGCTGCTCATGCTCCATCTGCTGTGGCTTTAAGATCTGCTTTGTTAGATCCAgctgttaatattttaattcaaaaaTTAAGGCAAGAACTTGTTACAACTAAAGCTAAATTAGAGGACACCCAGAACGAACTTAGTGCCTGGAAATTTACACCAGAtag CAATACAGGTAAAAGACTAATGGCAAAATGCAGATTGTTATatcaagaaaatgaagaattagGCCGCATGATTGCTAGTGGACGAATTGCTAAGTTGGAGGGAGATCTTGCTCTTCAAAGAAGTTTCAGTGAAGAAATGAAGAAATCACAATCag AATTGGATGAATTCTTGCAAGATTTGGATGAGGATGTTGAAGGAATGCAGAGCACAATTTACTTTTTACAACAGGAGCTACGTAAAGCTCGCGAATCAGTTACATTGTTACAGCAAGAAAATGCAGCGTTGAAAGCAAATTCTagcgaaaataatttaacgaatGGTTTGTCACCTCACACACCACCAATAAAGAAGGAAGAATCCgaggaaaattcaattttggaAACAAAGACTTCAAAATCAATGGAAGATAGTGATGTGTGCAAAGGTGCTAGGACTCCACCGTTATCATCGCAGCGATCGCCACAGTGTGAGTTTTCTAATACTGAAAGAACAGAACGGGTCGAACGAAAACCGAATCAAGCAGATCATAATGACGAAAGCTCAAGTGATTCGGCTGCTTTGATCATTAAAGTAGAGAATGAGGAATTAAGTGATAGGGAAGAAGAACATgaagaaaatcgaaataaTAAGAGGATACTGAGGAGCAAAAGTCataatagaaataacaataaaactaATGGGGAAGAGGTGCTAACTAGAATAACTAGGGGTAGGGATAGGACCAAAAGGGACAAAAGTGCACCAGGTAGTGACGACGAAAggacatataaaaaaaagagaagagagagtaTCCTTTCTCTTGATTATAACGAAGCTGATGATGACGCGTTAGTTCTAACTAATGGTGAGACGCTTCAAAGCGATCCAGAATGA
- the Sod2 gene encoding superoxide dismutase 2: MFAARRVLFSNTIKDTFVRTKHSLPELPYDYKALEPIICAEIMQLHHSKHHATYVNNLNVAEEKMKEAVAKGDVNTQIALGPAIKFNGGGHLNHSIFWCNLSPNGGKPDAALLKQIEKDFGSMEEMKKRLSESTVAIQGSGWGWLGYCPKAKSLRIATCANQDPLQATTGLIPLFGIDVWEHAYYLQYKNVRPDYVKAIFDIVNWNDVNSRYNNAQKC; encoded by the exons ATGTTTGCAGCAAGACGTGTTCTGTTTTCCAACACAAT CAAAGACACATTTGTGAGAACAAAACATTCACTACCTGAATTACCCTATGATTACAAGGCTTTGGAACCTATTATCTGCGCTGAAATTATGCAACTGCATCATTCAAAGCATCATGCGACATATGTTAACAATTTAAACGTTGCCgaagagaaaatgaaagaagctGTCGCCAAAGGTGATGTTAATACGCAAATTGCATTGGGTCCAGCTATTAAATTCAATGGAGGAGGTCACTTAAATCACTCAATTTTCTGGTGTAACCTTTCACCAAATGGCGGTAAACCAGATG CTGCACTCCTCAAACAGATTGAGAAGGACTTCGGTAGTatggaagaaatgaaaaagcgGTTATCTGAGAGTACTGTTGCTATCCAAGGTTCTGGTTGGGGCTGGCTTGGATATTGTCCAAAAGCAAAATCTTTAAGGATAGCTACTTGCGCTAACCAAGATCCTCTCCAAGCTACAACTGGTTTGATACCACTTTTTGGTATCGATGTTTGGGAACATGCATACTATTTACAATATAAGAATGTTCGACCTGATTATGTTAAAGCTATCTTTGACATAGTGAACTGGAATGACGTGAATAGCCGCTACAATAATGCTCAGAAATGTTAA